TGCAAACGGTCATAAATTGCGTGAGGCGCTAAACTGAGCAACGTTTCATAAGCATCAGCCATATGCAGGTTCTCCTCCCTGCTTATCTGTCCTACAAGCAACTGAATAAAGTACCAGGTGCGAATCGTTAGCATATTTTCAAAAAGTTCAGGTTCATTTCTGATCATATATCCAAGATGTAAAATGATCTCCTGAGTCAAAACACTTTCTGCTGTATTATTACCACAATATAGTATGATTGTTTTAACGATATCACTACTTTCATACGGTTTTGAAAATGTCGCTTTTCCACTGTATGACCGTCCTACTGCAAGACGCTTTTGCCGTATCACTATATCAAGCAATACATCTTCAATACGATCATCATATTTTTCGGTAAGATCAGCGATACGCCGTACCAGATTCCACTCATGACACACGGTAGCTAATTCATAAAGATTTTGGGCGAACTGTGACAATGTGACATGTTCCTGTTCCACGTAAAATACAAAATCTGCACCCTTACGTTGCCACATTTCTTCAAGTACATAGGTTTTATATAAACGATTTTTTTCACCCAAAAGTATCTCTATCAATACAGAGTCATCCTGATCTCTGAGATACTGTATTTCCTCCTGGTTCAAGCATTTATGGATCTCCGTTTCCTTCAAACAGATGCCCAATCTATTATTTGTCACAATTTCTGCAGCTTGCAAGGTAAAACCGTGAATCTCTTGTATATGTTCTATACACGCCAGACCCAATAATGTTTTCAATGGACCTGTCTGAAGAGTGATCATACCGCTCTGCTCTTTTTGTATATCATCCAATAGTCCAACCAGTGCACCGCGTTCACCATCAGAAAACATCGATTCACGAACAAAAAACGGTATGATAGGATTGCCTCTTGCATCCCACTGCATGGCAAGGAACTTTAATGATGCACGAAAATGTTCAACTAACAATTGATTGTCAGCTGAGAAATAAAATCCATGCGGATTAAAATAATAAGGAAGAAAAACGATCTCTTCACCTCCATAGAAGTGCACCCTTGCAGTCGTCACGGTTCTTGCAACCATCAATCTCCTACCGCTTAAAGAAAGTTTTTCATTTTGACCCAAAAACGTATGAAGCATGGAGAGCTGATCAGCATGTAAGATCCGTACAGGCTTGATCTCTTCGATCGTTTCACTTTCAAAACCAAGCGCTGTCAATTTTTCTTTCACCGAAGCATTTTCAGCGATCACCGGGACCAGAGGTTTTGTACTGAAACTGTGTCCGATACGTTTGTGACGTTTGAGCGGATCTATATCTTCCGGAGTCAAAAGACCGTCAAGCATCATATCACAGAGCATATAAAGACTTTGTGCCCATACCAGAGGTATATTTTCATTGGCAACACGTATTTGACTTCCCGGATCTTCTTTTTCTGCAGAGATGCTCTCTTTGGGAACGATATAGAGTTCAGGTAAAAGTTTTGTCCCTTCCTGTTCAACAAAAAGCGGCTGCAGTTTTTTCTTCCAATGCTCGATCTCTTCTTTCTCATCACGCATCAATGCATCAAGCAGTAAATAGGTGAAAAACAGAGGCCATTCTGATTCTATGTGTTCAAATTCGCGCAACTCTGAAGGTTCATAGTGCAAGCGGTTCGGATCTTCAATACTGCTTTGATGACCATCAAGTAAAAAACGTTTACACCCGTAATTGCCAGCAAGTTTTTTGATGATCTTGTCACGCGTACGTTTGACCAACTTTGTATCTTCAACCGCATAGGCTGGATAACCTATGATACTCAGCAGTGCTGCATCCGTCTCTTTGGAATTGGATTCTCTAGGCAGTAATCCCTGCAGTGTAAAACGGGAACGGGCGATATCACTGGGGACCACATGGATCACAGCTTCATGGTTTGGCAGATCGGCAAAAAGATTAAAACCGTCCAGGGCCTCAAGTGCTGCTTTTGCCATACCCACTGAACTGCCGTTGACTTCTGTATTTCCATGATTGATCTTATTTCCGCGCTCCCAGATACCAAAATCAGGTGTACAGTAGGTGTGGCTGATATAGTGCACCATATTTTGTACAAAATCAACCTCGTCCATCGTATAGATGATATGCAGTCCAGAAGCGGTCATTTGTGCGATCATCAATAAAAAAAGAGAGCTTGCATCAAGTTGCAAATGCCCCCATTCCTCATCTCCGACCACTGCCAAACCTGTGTGTGTACCGTACTTCGCATGCAGTGCATCTATGGGATCGTGTGTTTTTTTAAATGCTTCGATCCTGTCTGACTGTCTCATCATGGCAGTGAGCAGTCCCCGCATCAGTTTCACCACACTTTGGCTCAAGAGATAGGTACGATGATGGTCAGGATCACATTTTCTATAGGCAAGTGCGAGTCCCCAGACACTCAAAATGCTGTACACATTATCTCTTACCCAGGCATCGGTATAATCCCCATGGGCATTTACCGCCGTACTTGCAGGTAACAGCCCGGTGATAGGGTCTTGCCGTGAGAGGATGATCTTGTCAACAACCAGAAAATGTCGATCAAGTGTAGCCTGAAGTGTATCTTGATTCATATATCTCACCTTTTACAGCATACTATGCATGAGTTCAGCTTATGTAACTATAGTACATTTTTATTACTTAAGCTAATTATAATCCAATTTTGGAAGAAAAGCATAATAGTATTGTTTCAATTTTAATCAGGAGATAGTACACTCTTCCTCATCATCATACATCCTCTTATAGTATTGGTGTGCCATACGGGTTGAATTAAATTCTCGCACTACATCATTCATAGCATATTTCATAATTTTTACCCATGCCTTCATGTTATTATAATGCAAGGGTAAAATAACGTTTTCAAGTTTATCCATCATCGCTTTATGATCATGATAATCTTGCTCATGGGTAGGTAAAGAAGCATCTGCTGTTTCTATAGAAAATGCATTTACTCCGTCTTTGGCAAATTCTGGATGCCATCCGTCATTGATAGAAAAATGGATCGAAGCATTCATACTTGCGGACATACCACTTGTACCACTGGCTTCACGTGTTCGACGTGGTGTATTAAGCCATATATCACTTCCTTGTTTAAGCATTTTAGAAAGGTTTAACTCATAACCGGTCAGCACAGCCATATTTTTATAGCCATGGCTCAACTCAATAAGTTCATTAAACATATTGATGGCACCCGCATCATTAGGATAAGGTTTTCCTGCCCATATAACCTGTACAGGATATGTTGTGTTATGCATTAGATTATGAAAGCGTTCAAAATCATAAATGAGTAATTCTGGACGTTTGTAGTCAACAAAACGACGTGCCCAGACTATGGTTATGATATCAGCAGAAAACACTTTTCCTGTTTGATTGGATACCTCCTCAAAAAGAATTTTTTTAAGGTGTTTTTTACGTGCAATAATTCCGTAGTCTTCATGCTCTTCCAGTGCTCTTAGTAATGGTTTATCCACCCAGAATCTACGATTTTGTGCATTGGTAATCCCAATTATCTTACATCGTCCATCAACATTTTTCCACATTTCGTTTGCGACTTTTTCATGTATTTTAGATACAGCATTGGCACGTTTAGATGTTTTCAATGCACCGATTGTTAAACTGAAATTTTCATCATAATAATGAAGTTCAGCTTGGATCTTTTTTAGAGAATGTCCGTTAAAAAATCCCATTTGGGCTAAAAAATAGACATTGTGTTCTTCATTTCCTGCCTTTTCGGGAGTATGTGTCGTAAATACCACATGTTCACGCACTGCATCAAACGTTTTATATGTATTTAACAACTCAAATACCAATGGTAATGCATGTCCCTCATTCATATGATAAACATCGACTTCCTGATTGAGTGATTCGAGTGCTTTCACACCACCGATCCCCAAAACAATTTCTTGTGCTACACGTGTTTCTTCATTTGGATCATAAAGTCTATGTGTGATAGTACGGGAAAGAAAATCATTTTCAGGAATATCTGTTGTGAGTAAAATAAGCGGTGCAGAACCGAACACACTGCTAGGCATGACTAGTACCTTCACTTGGACAGGTTGACCATGGACGTTTACGGTTACTCTCACTTCAGGATCTTCAAGAAAAGAATAGAATTTACGGGTATATTTTATATCTAAAGTGCGATCTTTATGCCGATCCTGGTCATAATAACCATAACTCCAAAGTATACCCACACCAACCATATGCTGTTCAAGGTCATATGCACTACGCATATGAGATCCTGCCAAAAATCCCAATCCGCCAGAATAAATTTTCAGCGATTGATCTATCGCAAATTCCATTGAGAAATAAGCTACTTTTGTTGCATATTGGCTGTTAATTTCATAATGCACCAAATCTTTCATTCTATTTTTTCCTAACATTAATTATTCTCGACAAACAGACACCTATCAACAAGGCGAGAACTGTATCCCCATTCATTATCATACCATGCAACTACTTTAACCGTAGTGCCGTTAACTACACTCTATTGAATCTATCTAAAAAACGCTAAAATAACATAATTAATTCTTCTTAAAGGTAAACAATGCGTCTTCATCCCTATGCTGGAAAACTGGCACCGAAATCAATGCTTGTAAATGTGCCTGAACTCATCAGTGATTACTATACTAAGATTCCCGATACACAAGACAGAGCCCAGTGTATCAGCTTCGGAACCTCTGGGCA
The sequence above is drawn from the Sulfurovum sp. TSL1 genome and encodes:
- a CDS encoding glycoside hydrolase family 15 protein: MNQDTLQATLDRHFLVVDKIILSRQDPITGLLPASTAVNAHGDYTDAWVRDNVYSILSVWGLALAYRKCDPDHHRTYLLSQSVVKLMRGLLTAMMRQSDRIEAFKKTHDPIDALHAKYGTHTGLAVVGDEEWGHLQLDASSLFLLMIAQMTASGLHIIYTMDEVDFVQNMVHYISHTYCTPDFGIWERGNKINHGNTEVNGSSVGMAKAALEALDGFNLFADLPNHEAVIHVVPSDIARSRFTLQGLLPRESNSKETDAALLSIIGYPAYAVEDTKLVKRTRDKIIKKLAGNYGCKRFLLDGHQSSIEDPNRLHYEPSELREFEHIESEWPLFFTYLLLDALMRDEKEEIEHWKKKLQPLFVEQEGTKLLPELYIVPKESISAEKEDPGSQIRVANENIPLVWAQSLYMLCDMMLDGLLTPEDIDPLKRHKRIGHSFSTKPLVPVIAENASVKEKLTALGFESETIEEIKPVRILHADQLSMLHTFLGQNEKLSLSGRRLMVARTVTTARVHFYGGEEIVFLPYYFNPHGFYFSADNQLLVEHFRASLKFLAMQWDARGNPIIPFFVRESMFSDGERGALVGLLDDIQKEQSGMITLQTGPLKTLLGLACIEHIQEIHGFTLQAAEIVTNNRLGICLKETEIHKCLNQEEIQYLRDQDDSVLIEILLGEKNRLYKTYVLEEMWQRKGADFVFYVEQEHVTLSQFAQNLYELATVCHEWNLVRRIADLTEKYDDRIEDVLLDIVIRQKRLAVGRSYSGKATFSKPYESSDIVKTIILYCGNNTAESVLTQEIILHLGYMIRNEPELFENMLTIRTWYFIQLLVGQISREENLHMADAYETLLSLAPHAIYDRLHRVLKSFKREVSLFLVHENLHASGTPSFESMKEGPTVREFGKVTDWSQWRYERGMVGPLSPVFYKDIWYLLHQCSGLVIGDKYNVQNRIGSELTLESTAGEQSFALKIDALLQSIDAPDYRQLNIELIESLARLFRENPDLHLENDLIMDVLIGHAVRISWEKESASLHYNEHRSEAWKAFYKRSPVETDKAFLEAFMFLLSPQDALHDLTV
- the glgP gene encoding alpha-glucan family phosphorylase, encoding MLGKNRMKDLVHYEINSQYATKVAYFSMEFAIDQSLKIYSGGLGFLAGSHMRSAYDLEQHMVGVGILWSYGYYDQDRHKDRTLDIKYTRKFYSFLEDPEVRVTVNVHGQPVQVKVLVMPSSVFGSAPLILLTTDIPENDFLSRTITHRLYDPNEETRVAQEIVLGIGGVKALESLNQEVDVYHMNEGHALPLVFELLNTYKTFDAVREHVVFTTHTPEKAGNEEHNVYFLAQMGFFNGHSLKKIQAELHYYDENFSLTIGALKTSKRANAVSKIHEKVANEMWKNVDGRCKIIGITNAQNRRFWVDKPLLRALEEHEDYGIIARKKHLKKILFEEVSNQTGKVFSADIITIVWARRFVDYKRPELLIYDFERFHNLMHNTTYPVQVIWAGKPYPNDAGAINMFNELIELSHGYKNMAVLTGYELNLSKMLKQGSDIWLNTPRRTREASGTSGMSASMNASIHFSINDGWHPEFAKDGVNAFSIETADASLPTHEQDYHDHKAMMDKLENVILPLHYNNMKAWVKIMKYAMNDVVREFNSTRMAHQYYKRMYDDEEECTIS